One Burkholderia sp. PAMC 26561 genomic window carries:
- a CDS encoding DUF3820 family protein: MDPEDLQRLVTQKMPYGKYKDRLLADLPGHYLAWFAREGFPAGQLGRLLALMHEIDHNNLRELLVPLRDKRA, from the coding sequence ATGGACCCCGAAGATCTGCAGCGTCTCGTCACGCAAAAAATGCCTTACGGAAAGTACAAGGACCGCTTGCTTGCGGACCTGCCCGGTCACTATCTCGCGTGGTTTGCGCGTGAGGGTTTTCCTGCAGGACAGCTCGGCCGGCTGCTCGCCCTGATGCACGAAATCGATCACAACAATCTGCGTGAACTGCTCGTGCCGCTGCGAGACAAACGTGCGTGA
- a CDS encoding MFS transporter has protein sequence MPLAIKAFVAPLIVACAMFMESVDANVIVTAIPEMAKAFGRDPVTLKIAVTSYVLGLGVFIPICGWVADRFGARTIFRLAIGIFVAGSILCAASTSLIPFTLARFVQGVGGAMMVPVGRIIIFRSVRRSEFIRAMNYLSLPAMFGPAVGPLLGGFITTYLHWRLIFFINIPIGIAGIYLTNKYIANVREAHPGPLDWLGFFLSAMGGTLFLLGLSLIGGELVTDRVAAGMALGGVVFLVLYFLHSRRIKLPLLDLSFLRVPTFQASVVGGSLFRIGLGAVPFLLPLAMQEGLGMSAFKSGSITCASAVGGMFMRSLASRVLHRFGFRQTLMVNAALSGIAIAACGMFYPGTPTWLIWAVVLLGGFFPALQFTSLNSLTYAEIESRDVGRATSLGSFIQQVSLGLGVTVGGIALQISHDLQGHPQMVWSDFWPAFVVVGMFSFLSIPITAKLSRDAGHEISRGTRG, from the coding sequence ATGCCGCTAGCCATCAAAGCTTTCGTTGCCCCTCTCATCGTCGCGTGTGCGATGTTCATGGAAAGCGTCGATGCCAACGTCATCGTCACCGCGATCCCCGAAATGGCCAAAGCTTTCGGCCGCGATCCTGTAACGCTAAAGATTGCGGTCACGAGTTATGTGCTCGGCCTCGGCGTGTTCATTCCGATCTGCGGCTGGGTCGCCGACCGCTTTGGCGCGCGCACCATCTTTCGTCTTGCCATCGGCATCTTCGTGGCCGGCTCCATCTTGTGCGCGGCGTCCACCTCGCTGATTCCCTTCACCCTCGCGCGTTTCGTGCAGGGCGTCGGCGGCGCGATGATGGTCCCGGTCGGGCGGATCATCATCTTCCGCTCGGTGCGCCGCTCGGAGTTCATCCGGGCGATGAACTACCTGTCGCTGCCTGCCATGTTCGGTCCCGCGGTCGGTCCGCTGCTCGGCGGGTTCATCACGACGTACCTGCACTGGCGCCTGATTTTCTTCATCAACATCCCGATCGGTATTGCCGGGATCTACCTCACGAACAAGTACATTGCGAATGTGCGCGAGGCGCATCCGGGGCCGCTCGACTGGCTTGGCTTCTTTTTATCGGCGATGGGCGGCACGTTGTTCCTGCTCGGACTCTCGCTGATCGGCGGCGAACTGGTCACGGATCGGGTCGCGGCGGGCATGGCGCTCGGCGGCGTGGTTTTCCTCGTGCTCTATTTTCTCCACTCGCGGCGCATCAAGTTGCCACTGCTCGATCTGAGCTTCCTGCGCGTGCCGACCTTCCAGGCGAGCGTGGTCGGCGGGTCGCTGTTTCGTATCGGCTTGGGCGCCGTGCCGTTCCTGCTGCCGCTCGCCATGCAGGAGGGACTCGGCATGAGCGCGTTCAAGTCGGGCTCGATCACATGCGCGTCCGCGGTTGGCGGCATGTTCATGCGCTCGCTGGCCTCGCGCGTGCTGCACCGCTTCGGCTTCCGGCAGACGCTGATGGTGAATGCCGCGCTCTCCGGCATCGCGATCGCGGCGTGCGGCATGTTCTATCCGGGCACGCCGACGTGGCTCATCTGGGCGGTCGTGCTGCTCGGCGGATTCTTCCCGGCGCTGCAATTCACGAGCCTCAACTCGCTGACCTACGCAGAAATCGAAAGCCGCGATGTGGGCCGCGCGACGAGTCTCGGCAGTTTCATCCAGCAGGTTTCGCTGGGCTTGGGCGTGACGGTCGGCGGGATCGCGCTGCAGATCTCTCACGATCTGCAAGGCCATCCGCAGATGGTCTGGTCGGACTTCTGGCCGGCGTTCGTGGTTGTCGGCATGTTTTCGTTTCTTTCGATTCC